A window of Desulfobulbus oralis genomic DNA:
GTCCACGCTCATGCGCACCATGTGTGGTCTGGCGGACAGCGACCCGGGCGTCATCACCAGGGCGAGCTGGTTTACCGTAGCCTATCTGCCCCAGGAGCCAAAGCTCACGGACAGCGGCCGCACACTTTACGAGGAGGCGGAACGTGCCTTTGATGCGGTGCTGGCTCAACAAAAAAAACTGGAGACCCTGCACCGGGATCTGGCCGATCTGGATCCGAACGACCCCAGGATGGACAGCCTCCTGCAAAGGCAGGGCGAGCTGCAGCATGCGCTGGAGGAAAGCGGGGTATTCAACATGCAGCCGCGCATTGAGCGGGTACTCTTTGGTCTGGGCTTCAAATCCCAGGATCTTGCCCGTCCGGTGAACCAGTTTTCCGGCGGCTGGGTGATGCGGCTGCTTTTAGCCAAACTCCTCCTGCAGCAGCCGGCGCTGCTGTTGCTGGACGAGCCCACGAACCATCTGGACCTGGATTCCCTGACCTGGCTGGAGGATTTCCTCCAGCAGTATCAGGGCGCCATTATGCTGATTTCCCATGACCGCAGCTTCCTGGATCACATCACCAGCACGACCTGGGAACTGAGCCTCGGCAAACTGACCGTATACCGCGGCAACTACTCCCACTACGTGCTGGAAAAGGCCCAGCGGCTGGAGCAGGAACGCGCCGCCTACGAGAACCAGCAGGCCATGATCCGCCAGACCGAGCGCTTCATCACCCGCTTCCGCTACAAGGCCACCAAGGCCCGGCAGGTGCAAAGCCGGGTGAAGCAGCTCGAAAAGCTGGAGATGATCGAGCTTGCGGACACGGAGCGGAGCATCCATTTCAGCTTTCCTCCTGCTGCGCCCTCTGGTCGCGATATGCTCACACTCAAGGATGTGGGCAAGCGTTTCGGCGACAGAGAGCTCTTTCATGGCCTCTCGTTTACGCTCAGGCGGGGCGACAAGCTGGGCGTGATCGGCGTGAATGGAGCCGGCAAGACCACCTTCCTCAAAATGCTGGCCGGTCTCGAAGCGGCCGAGGGGGCAATCAGGTACGGCCACAATGTGGTGCTCTCCTATTTCGGCCAGCATCAGGCCCAGGAACTGGCGGGCGAACGCTCGGTTGTGGACACGGTTTATAGTGCGGCTGCAGACTTGAGCATCTCCCAGGTGCGCTCGCTTTTGGGCGCCTTTCTCTTTACCGGCGAGGCGGTGGAAAAGCAGGTGCGGGTGCTCTCCGGGGGAGAAAAATCCCGGGTTGCCCTGGCAAAAATACTGGTCCGGCCTGCCAACCTGCTGCTGCTGGACGAGCCCACGAACCACCTGGACATGAGTTCGCAGGAGGTTTTGCAGGAGGCCATGGCCCGCTACGAGGGCAGCATCATAGTGGTGTCGCACAACCGTTTTTTTGTGAACGCCTTTGTCAACAAGGTGCTGGAGATCAAGGACGGCAGCGCCACGATATACGAAGGCAATGTCGACGACTATCTGGAGCACAGGCGGCTTGCGGCAGAACGGGAACAGGCGCAGGTCCAGGTGAACACCAGGGATACGGGCGCTGCCGAGGCGGAGCCGGAGCGCAGCGGCGACCGCAGGCAACAACGCCGCCAGCGCGCCCAGGAGCGGCAGGCGCTGAACAAAAAACTCGGCCCCTGGAAGAAGCGGAACGAAGAGGCCGAAGCGGAAATTAACCGGGAAGAGGCCAGAAAAAAGGAGCTGGAAGAGCTGATGGCATCTCCCGATCTCTACGGCGATCAGGCCAGATGGGCGGAGATCAGCCGGGAATACGCCCAGGTGCAACGCCACGTGGAACGGGCTTACCAGAAATGGGCAGAGGCCCAGGAGGCCATGGCCGCTATCGAGGCAGGGGAGGAGTGAAAGGGCGTCCCATCAGCCCATGCCGCCACCAGCAGGGCCTGTCCGGGGGCGCTCTGGGCGCCTCAGTCCCGCATGGCATCCAGCGCGCGCAGTGCGGGTTCGCGAATGCTTTTTTGTACGGCAATACCCAGCGGCCAGAGCCAGTTGCCCTCGTCTTGCACCAGTTCCTGGCAGCGCAGTTCGTCCGCCACCTCAGAGCAGAGATTTTCGATCGCCGCGAGCGTCTGCCGCGCCCATGCCGGCTCGTCCCAACGGGCAGCGGCCAAACGGGTCACCAGCCCTGCAGTTTCGCCGCCCAGCCTGGGCAGGAGCGTGGCGGCGCGGCAGGCCCACTTGTAAAAGGGCATGTAGCGCCGGTTCAGCAAAAAGGCCATGGACAGGGCCGCCTCGGCAAAACGCCCGGCAGCCAGAAAGACCGACCCCAGATCACCCCGCTGCAGACAGCGGGGCAGGTTGTACTGTCCGGCTTGGGCCATGAACATACAGCGCGCGGCGATTTTCTTGCGGAACACGCCATCCGGATAAAAATCGAGCAAACGCCTGCGCCATAAACTGAACAGACCAGAGCCATCCGCAAAAACCGCACCGTTCGTGGCCACGGCCAGCGCATATTCGGGCAGGGCACGCCAATCCTGCCAGGTTTCAGGCAGGGTGGGAATGCCAAGGCGCGCGTAAAAATCCTCGATGGCCAGCGGGCCAACCCGGCCCATACGCTGCTCCGGCCGCATGCGGGTGGGAAAACCTGCAAAACTCCGGGGCAGCCGGGCCAGAGCCGCCTCCAGGCGTAAGGACTGCTCCTGCAGAAGCTCGCGAGGCAGCCAGATACAAAAGGCGGGGCCCCAGTCATGATCACGCGAATACCCGTCGTCAAAACCGAAACATTCCGAGCCCTCACCCACCAGCCCCACAGCGGCACTGCCCATAATTTCGGGGATATCCGCCCACAACATCTCCCTGCAGGCGGCATAGAAGCGCCGCGACAGCTCCAGCCCGCTTGCCAAATTTTCCGCCATTCCCTGAGACTCCACTGTTCTTATCCCTGCTGTCCGCCTTGCCAAAGGCAGGCTGCGGCTGTGCCGCGCCAATCCAGGCCAAGGTTCTGGCAATCACGATAGAGCCTGAGAGGTGATGACCACAAGAAAATTTTGATAGAGATGTCCTGTCGGATGCGCGCCGCAGCAGGGGCGGCATGCCGGGGCCTTCACTTGGCGATCGTCACCCTGAGCCCGTGTCGCCGAAATCTCGCCAGCGCGGCCTCCAGCTCTTCCGGCTTATAGGGCAGCAGCTCCGGCGGTGAGAGATTCAGCGCCCTGTACTTATTGAAGCCAAAGGTGTGGCAGGGCAGCACATCGACTGCAAAGCAGCCGTGTCTGTGCAGGAACTCGGCCATGGCCCCGATATTTTCATCCGTATCGTTGATCCCGGGCATGAGCGGCACCCGGATACGCAGCTCCTTTCCTGCCTCGAAAAGGTTGTGCAGGTTGTGCAGAATCAGTGTGTTATCCAGGCCGGTCAGCCGCTTATGCTCAACCGGGTCCATATGCTTGCAGTCAAAGAGGAAGAGTTCGATTTTCTCCATGATCTTCCTGAAACGCACAGGCTCGCAAACACCGCAGGTATCCAGGCAGGTATGGTAACCTCGGCTTCTGCAGGCGTCGATGAGCGCGACAAGGAAATCCCCCGCCGCTGTGGGCTCGCCGCCGCCAAAGGTGACCCCGCCGCCGGAGTTGCTGTAAAAGATGCTGTCACTGTCCACCACCTGCATGACCTCTGCCACCGTCATCCGCATGCCAGACATTTCGCGCGCCTGGCTTGGGCAGACCTCGACGCAGGCGCCGCAATCGGTGCAGATGGCGCGGTCGCGGTTAAAGGTGTTGCCGGTTCTGATCACCGCACCGTTCGGGCAGGTCTTTTCGCAGGCACCGCAACCCACGCAGAGATTGGAGAAGACCAGGAGTTGCGGCTTGAAGCTCTGGGATTCCGGATTGCTGCACCAGGGGCAGTGCAGCGGGCAGCCTTTGAGGAAGACCGTGGTGCGCAGGCCAGGCCCGTCTTTCGTGGACATCCGTTGGATATTGTAAACAATGCCCTCCATGCTCATAAGGCGCGCTCCTTGCCTGATTCAGATGATTTGGCAGCTACACGACAGTCCATATGCATTTTCAATGCCTGGGTGGCATTCGGGTCCTGTATATTGCTCTGCGGTGTCCAGAGCAGGTATTGCTCCGCGCCTGCCTTTGCTCGGGCTGCGCAGCGGGTGGCGCCCCTGCTGCCCTTTGCCCGACCCTCGGAGGGCCAGCAAACAGGCGGCCAGGTGGCTTTTCCCCGAGCGGCACAAGTGTCACTGTTTAAGTACAGTATGATACAGGTGTCTCCGAAACATGACGCCTGCAGACATAGGAAGTCCAAACGAACAACCGTGCGCCACTGTCTTTTTCAGGGCCACAGAGGCGAAGCTGCCAGGCTATCTGGCAAAAATAAAAGAGAATTTTAGGAATCATTTACAAAAACTCCCCGTTCTGTTGGCTGCAAAACAAGACGGCACGCGGTTTGCATAGAGAAAGCAAAACATGTTTCTCGGGCGCACAGACCGCCTACAAAGCCAAACAACGAGGAGACAGCTATGGGCATAAAACAACCTAGGGGTTATGCGATCGATTGGAGCACCCTGGAGCAGCGGATCACCGACCTGAAAGCGTCCCTGCTGGACACGTCGCAGAACATGGATCCGGAGCGGCTGCAATATCTGGTCGAGACCTATGAGGAGTGCAAGGGCGAAAGTGTTTTCATCACCCGCGCCAGACTGTTCGAGAAAGTGCTGACCAACAAGAAGATCTATCTTGACGGCAACCCGATCGTGGGCAGTCTTGCCGGCGGCACGGCCATGATTTACGCCTACCCGGAATGGCAGTGCAACTGGATCAAGGACGATCTGGATTCCGACAAACTGGCCCTGTCTTCCCTTGGCGAGGTCCGCTTCTCCGACGATACCAAGGAGACGCTGAAGAAGGTCTACAAGACCTGGAAAGGCAAAACGACCTACGATCGCGCCAACAAGATGTACAAAGAGCTGTACGGCAAAAACGCCGAGCTGCTGGTCAAATGCGGCTGGATCTATCCTGTGAACGACAACTCCACCGGTTCCGGCGTGGCCGACTATCCGGTCGTCCTGCAAAAAGGCATCCGCGGCCTGCTTGAAGACGTGGATGCCGCGTACCAGGCCCTGCCGAAGCACGCGACCAACTGGAGAAAGATCGAATTTTATCGTGCCTGCAAGATCGCTCTGAACGCGGTCATCACCTATGCGCACCGCTACGCCGACCTGGCAGAGGAAAGTGCCAGGGCGGAAACCGATCCGCAAAAGCAGGCAGAACTCATGGAGATCGCCGAAGTCTGTCGCCAGGTGCCCGAACTCCCGCCCCGCAACTTCCGCGAAGCCATCCAGTCCTTCTGGTTCACGCATTGCTGCATCGAGATCGAACAGTGCGGCTGCGGCCATTCGCTTGGGCGCTACGGCCAGTACATGTATCCTTTCTACAAGAAGGATATCGATGCAGGCACGCTGACACGGGATCAGGCGCTGACGCTCCTGAAATGCCAGTGGGTCAAGCATCTTGAAATCGCCGTGTACCAGGGCGACGCCTATGCCAAGGCATTCTCCGGACATACGGGCCAGACCATTTCCCTGGGCGGCTACACCGCCGACGGCGACGACGCATCCAACGAGCTGGAAATGCTCCTTATGGATACACAGATCGCCATGCATAACATCCAGCCCACCCTGGCGCTGTTCTACACGCCGAAGATGAAACCGGAGTATCTGGAGAAGGCGGTGGACGTTGTCCGTCATGGCACAGGTCAGCCCCAGTTTATGAACATGGACGCCGCCGTGGCCCGTTCGCTGGTGCGTTTCGCCTCCCGCGGCATCACCCTGGACGAGGCCCGCACCCTGCCGGTTATCTTCGGCTGCGTGGGCACCGGCATCCAGGGCAAGGGCTCCTATGTCACCTTTGAGGGTCAGCCGAACCTGGCCAAACTGGTCGAATTCGTCATGTATAACGGCTTTGATCCGCATACCCGCAAGCAGGTCTTCCCCGAGGTCAAAGCCGCTGAAGACTGCGCGACCTTCGAGGAACTGTACCAAACCCTGCTTGTGCACATGGATCACGCCTATGACGCGCAGCGCAAGATCAGCGATCTGGGCAACAGCACACGTGAAGAGATCGTGCCGAACATCTTCCGCTCCTGTCTGCTTGATGGCTGCATCGAGTCGGGCCTCTGTGAGGAAGCGGGCGGGCCCAGGTATTCGCAGTCGCTGTGCATCACGTCTACCGGTATCGACGCGGTCAACTCGCTGTATGGCATCAAGCACCTGATCTATGATACGAAGAAGCTGAGCTGGGCGCAGTTGAAAGAGGCCCTGGCCGCCAACTTCGAGGGCTTTGCCGAGATTCAGAAGATGTGCTACGAGGCGCCAAAGCACGGCAATGACATCGAGGATGTGGATCAACTGACCCGTCGTTTCTTCCGCGACGTGGAGCGCATCTACCGTTCGCACGGTCCGGACTACTTCGGCTACGAGGCGCACATGGATCCCTTCTCCCTGTCGTACCACAACTACTTCGCCCCGATGACCGGCGCCCTGCCCAATGGCCGCAGGAAGGGCGTGGCCCTGACCGACGCGAGCGTGTCCGCCATGCCCGGCACCGACACCCACGGCAGCACCGCATTGATCAAGTCTGCAGCGCGCGCCATCGACACGGTGCGCAACAACTGCAACCATATGAATATGAAGTTCCTGCCTTCCGCCCTGGAAGGCCCTGCTGGCAGCCGTATGCTGCTCAACCTGATCAAGACCTACTTCGATCTGGGCGGCGGTCATATCCAGTTTAACTGCGTCTCCTCGGAGACCCTGCGGGACGCCAAGGTGAAGCCGCAGGACTACAAGGATCTGGTCGTGCGTGTGGCCGGCTTCTCGTCATACTTCACCCGCCTGTATGAGGGTGTGCAGGACGAGATCATCAAACGGACCGAGTACAACAACCAGGGCGAGGGCGCGGCCTGAGTGCCAAACCACAGGGGGAGCCCGGCAAGGCTCCCCCGCTTCATACCTACCATCAAGGAATGGCCATGTTGAAAATCGAAATTGTTCCAGAAGTGCTCGCCAAATTTAAAGAGGTACTGGAAGAGGAAGCCAACGACGACGCCGTCTTTCGCATTCGCGAAACCAAAGTCGGCGGCGGGTGAAAAAGCCACATGGAGCTCCGGGTGAGCTTGGATGAGCGCGACGATCCCGATGAAGAACAGGAGACAGCAGTGGCGGGTCTGCCTTTTGTGGTCTCCAATGACATCATTGATTCCTATGGCGAGCGGTACAGCATCGCTGTGAACGAACAGGGCATGCCCGAGGTGAAAGCTGCGGGGGCGTAAACTCGGGGGACACGCCCCGTGGTTCGTCAAACAAGGCTCACCTGGAATTCCCCCAGAGCACAGGCTTTGCTGGCAGGCTCGGCATGGGCCGAGATCAGGCAGGCGGTTTTGAACAACATGTATTTGCAGGAGGACGAACCATGTTGCAGGTCACGATTGTACCCGAGGTTGCGGCAAAATTGAAAGAGCTGCTGGCAGAAGATGAGGACGCGGTATTCCGCATTCGCGAAACCAAAGTCGGCGGTGGCTGCAAGAGTCGCATCGAGTTGCGCATCAGCCCCGATGAGCGCGAGGATCCTGATGAGGAACAGGAGATCAGGGTTGACGGGCTGCCCATAGTGGTCTCCAATGACATGATCGACAGCTATGGCGAGAGGTACACCGTGTTTGTCGACGAACACAACATGCCAGGCGTCGGGGCGGAATAAGTTTCGCTTCTCCGTAAAAAGCGGCCTGTTCCGGCCACCCCGGAACAGGCCATTTTGATGCATCGCTATCCCCGCAGGGCTTCGGTATGCTGGTTATGGCAACAGGTAAGGCGCTGGATTGCCTGCGCAGGGCACTGGACCGGGAGTGGCTGGAAAACCTGGACATTGTGCTGCGCATTCATATAGTCAGGCATGGCCGCCATAACAGTGCC
This region includes:
- a CDS encoding ABC-F family ATP-binding cassette domain-containing protein, giving the protein MGLVGVNGAGKSTLMRTMCGLADSDPGVITRASWFTVAYLPQEPKLTDSGRTLYEEAERAFDAVLAQQKKLETLHRDLADLDPNDPRMDSLLQRQGELQHALEESGVFNMQPRIERVLFGLGFKSQDLARPVNQFSGGWVMRLLLAKLLLQQPALLLLDEPTNHLDLDSLTWLEDFLQQYQGAIMLISHDRSFLDHITSTTWELSLGKLTVYRGNYSHYVLEKAQRLEQERAAYENQQAMIRQTERFITRFRYKATKARQVQSRVKQLEKLEMIELADTERSIHFSFPPAAPSGRDMLTLKDVGKRFGDRELFHGLSFTLRRGDKLGVIGVNGAGKTTFLKMLAGLEAAEGAIRYGHNVVLSYFGQHQAQELAGERSVVDTVYSAAADLSISQVRSLLGAFLFTGEAVEKQVRVLSGGEKSRVALAKILVRPANLLLLDEPTNHLDMSSQEVLQEAMARYEGSIIVVSHNRFFVNAFVNKVLEIKDGSATIYEGNVDDYLEHRRLAAEREQAQVQVNTRDTGAAEAEPERSGDRRQQRRQRAQERQALNKKLGPWKKRNEEAEAEINREEARKKELEELMASPDLYGDQARWAEISREYAQVQRHVERAYQKWAEAQEAMAAIEAGEE
- a CDS encoding DUF4037 domain-containing protein, producing MAENLASGLELSRRFYAACREMLWADIPEIMGSAAVGLVGEGSECFGFDDGYSRDHDWGPAFCIWLPRELLQEQSLRLEAALARLPRSFAGFPTRMRPEQRMGRVGPLAIEDFYARLGIPTLPETWQDWRALPEYALAVATNGAVFADGSGLFSLWRRRLLDFYPDGVFRKKIAARCMFMAQAGQYNLPRCLQRGDLGSVFLAAGRFAEAALSMAFLLNRRYMPFYKWACRAATLLPRLGGETAGLVTRLAAARWDEPAWARQTLAAIENLCSEVADELRCQELVQDEGNWLWPLGIAVQKSIREPALRALDAMRD
- a CDS encoding glycyl-radical enzyme activating protein, with product MSMEGIVYNIQRMSTKDGPGLRTTVFLKGCPLHCPWCSNPESQSFKPQLLVFSNLCVGCGACEKTCPNGAVIRTGNTFNRDRAICTDCGACVEVCPSQAREMSGMRMTVAEVMQVVDSDSIFYSNSGGGVTFGGGEPTAAGDFLVALIDACRSRGYHTCLDTCGVCEPVRFRKIMEKIELFLFDCKHMDPVEHKRLTGLDNTLILHNLHNLFEAGKELRIRVPLMPGINDTDENIGAMAEFLHRHGCFAVDVLPCHTFGFNKYRALNLSPPELLPYKPEELEAALARFRRHGLRVTIAK
- a CDS encoding glycyl radical protein gives rise to the protein MGIKQPRGYAIDWSTLEQRITDLKASLLDTSQNMDPERLQYLVETYEECKGESVFITRARLFEKVLTNKKIYLDGNPIVGSLAGGTAMIYAYPEWQCNWIKDDLDSDKLALSSLGEVRFSDDTKETLKKVYKTWKGKTTYDRANKMYKELYGKNAELLVKCGWIYPVNDNSTGSGVADYPVVLQKGIRGLLEDVDAAYQALPKHATNWRKIEFYRACKIALNAVITYAHRYADLAEESARAETDPQKQAELMEIAEVCRQVPELPPRNFREAIQSFWFTHCCIEIEQCGCGHSLGRYGQYMYPFYKKDIDAGTLTRDQALTLLKCQWVKHLEIAVYQGDAYAKAFSGHTGQTISLGGYTADGDDASNELEMLLMDTQIAMHNIQPTLALFYTPKMKPEYLEKAVDVVRHGTGQPQFMNMDAAVARSLVRFASRGITLDEARTLPVIFGCVGTGIQGKGSYVTFEGQPNLAKLVEFVMYNGFDPHTRKQVFPEVKAAEDCATFEELYQTLLVHMDHAYDAQRKISDLGNSTREEIVPNIFRSCLLDGCIESGLCEEAGGPRYSQSLCITSTGIDAVNSLYGIKHLIYDTKKLSWAQLKEALAANFEGFAEIQKMCYEAPKHGNDIEDVDQLTRRFFRDVERIYRSHGPDYFGYEAHMDPFSLSYHNYFAPMTGALPNGRRKGVALTDASVSAMPGTDTHGSTALIKSAARAIDTVRNNCNHMNMKFLPSALEGPAGSRMLLNLIKTYFDLGGGHIQFNCVSSETLRDAKVKPQDYKDLVVRVAGFSSYFTRLYEGVQDEIIKRTEYNNQGEGAA
- a CDS encoding ErpA-related iron-sulfur cluster insertion protein (Members of this family, many of which are selenoproteins, show homology to the iron-sulfur cluster insertion ErpA that was described in Escherichia coli.), which encodes MLQVTIVPEVAAKLKELLAEDEDAVFRIRETKVGGGCKSRIELRISPDEREDPDEEQEIRVDGLPIVVSNDMIDSYGERYTVFVDEHNMPGVGAE